Proteins encoded within one genomic window of Solibaculum mannosilyticum:
- a CDS encoding N-terminal phage integrase SAM-like domain-containing protein: MANLTGNTFVEKDVTFGQWAIRWLETYKRGEVDENTYRITYEHTIKKQLLSYFGNVPITSIHPVNIKEFFASKAHMSKSMLSNVYVFKWYF, translated from the coding sequence ATCGCCAATCTGACCGGAAACACGTTTGTAGAAAAAGACGTCACCTTCGGCCAGTGGGCGATCAGGTGGTTGGAAACTTACAAAAGGGGAGAGGTAGACGAAAATACCTACCGTATCACCTATGAACACACGATCAAAAAACAGTTGCTGTCCTATTTTGGCAATGTGCCTATTACGTCAATACATCCTGTCAATATCAAAGAATTCTTTGCCAGTAAAGCACATATGTCTAAATCTATGTTGTCAAATGTATATGTGTTTAAATGGTATTTTTGA
- a CDS encoding replication initiator protein A has product MITITKYMTAESKLPPYIPYPRFLLAADLTQIAKLLYILLLDRANLSKSNQWTDEQGRIYLVFPIEKLSEAINRSHMTVKTALNELEAAELIERKRQGFSEPNRIYVKLPDGQETIP; this is encoded by the coding sequence GTGATTACCATAACCAAGTATATGACCGCAGAAAGCAAGCTGCCGCCTTATATTCCCTATCCCCGTTTCCTGCTTGCCGCAGACCTCACGCAGATTGCAAAGCTGCTCTATATCCTGCTGCTTGACAGGGCGAATTTGTCCAAATCCAACCAATGGACAGACGAACAGGGCAGGATTTACCTTGTGTTCCCCATAGAGAAACTGTCAGAAGCGATTAACCGCAGCCACATGACCGTCAAGACCGCCCTGAACGAGCTGGAGGCGGCAGAACTGATTGAGAGGAAGCGGCAGGGCTTTTCCGAGCCAAACCGTATTTATGTGAAGCTGCCGGACGGACAGGAAACTATCCCCTAA
- a CDS encoding LysE family transporter, which yields MTLSLLGTMLGYMTVSSYTPGPGNILAMNTTTKFGWKKSKRLILGICCGYLCVQFLCTLTLYCLNHVLEPALAILKYIGAVYMLWLSFHIIRSHPQTTTQEKTPTFQTGFLLQLVNVKIYFYIMTLLTVYLIPNIKSLVGLFVSGIGIVSFGSIACLAWAALGLQLQGTYVKHFKIINFILGLFLLYCVWNIIRS from the coding sequence ATGACTTTATCTCTTTTGGGGACAATGCTTGGATATATGACAGTAAGTTCCTATACGCCCGGACCAGGTAATATTCTGGCTATGAATACAACAACAAAATTTGGCTGGAAAAAAAGCAAGCGATTGATTTTGGGTATTTGCTGTGGATACCTGTGTGTGCAATTTTTATGCACACTGACACTTTACTGTTTAAACCATGTTTTAGAGCCAGCTCTTGCTATATTAAAATATATTGGAGCTGTTTATATGTTGTGGCTGTCATTTCATATCATTCGCAGCCATCCGCAAACAACTACGCAAGAGAAAACACCAACTTTTCAGACTGGGTTTCTTTTGCAATTAGTTAATGTTAAAATATATTTTTATATTATGACATTATTAACTGTTTACCTAATTCCAAATATTAAGAGCTTAGTGGGACTTTTTGTTTCGGGAATTGGCATTGTTTCCTTTGGAAGTATTGCCTGTCTTGCATGGGCTGCTCTTGGACTCCAATTACAGGGAACCTACGTCAAACATTTTAAAATCATCAATTTCATTCTCGGTCTGTTCTTACTCTACTGCGTATGGAATATTATAAGGAGTTAA
- a CDS encoding winged helix-turn-helix transcriptional regulator translates to MYKPKLEKDIRCPLEYGLEIFGGKWKSRIICVLAEKKTLRYSVLRGEMSNITDAVLAATLKELLADGIVFRQQFNEIPPHVEYSLTDKGKSVVPILQSICQWAGIYHHENTECSLPQCQKCDYHSKK, encoded by the coding sequence ATGTATAAACCAAAACTTGAAAAAGATATTAGGTGTCCACTTGAATATGGTCTTGAGATTTTCGGTGGAAAATGGAAGTCCCGTATTATTTGTGTACTGGCAGAGAAAAAAACATTGCGGTATAGTGTGTTGCGTGGAGAAATGAGCAATATCACGGATGCTGTACTGGCTGCAACTCTGAAAGAACTGTTAGCAGACGGGATTGTGTTTCGTCAACAATTTAATGAAATACCACCACATGTAGAATACAGTCTAACGGATAAGGGAAAATCCGTTGTACCGATTCTACAAAGTATTTGCCAGTGGGCGGGAATTTATCATCACGAAAACACAGAATGCTCACTACCACAATGTCAAAAATGTGATTATCATAGTAAAAAATAA
- a CDS encoding DNRLRE domain-containing protein, with the protein MHVNGEIVLNNVPEEDCYILNLDTKGLPARLNEDKSITVYDPETGEEEFYIKAPFMYDENLEECHNIGVELVETEIGYDVILTLDKEWISSPDRVGSLLLDYEISNSSQSTSNIDDTYVHPGDYAKQHWGEISWKVGVQNGQVYRAFLKIRKLPELPAGYCLEDPNSDQDEHSYLHLTLVNGTTTTINIQEYGIDSDWSPDTITWDKHNNMNYTYYGDSFAFGVERHQIWVHDQPERYYTEKGKYHGLMFKSTDETYQDWNQMYSGNYSGASSRPYIEVHYTVRGKPYLYYSGHMLYGDIKNVSYYIHSSINSANTTAIVNAINSWQYILQNNSVNVNFYRVYSSAGATVSFFDRSYAFENPPGSSESANTQLFIKLATGNTKRVSASESSWDYANIFLNQSYISNRMDHFDTQGTMAHEFGHALGLQHMDYPYALMTQWDNGFRKVYYPQGADIIGVKKLYGYL; encoded by the coding sequence TTGCATGTTAATGGAGAAATCGTATTAAACAATGTACCAGAAGAAGACTGTTATATTTTAAATCTAGATACGAAGGGCCTTCCTGCCAGGCTTAATGAGGATAAATCCATTACTGTGTATGATCCTGAAACAGGGGAAGAGGAATTTTATATCAAAGCCCCTTTTATGTATGATGAGAACTTGGAAGAATGCCATAACATTGGTGTTGAGCTGGTAGAGACTGAGATAGGCTATGATGTAATTCTTACTTTGGATAAAGAGTGGATTTCATCGCCGGACAGGGTAGGAAGCCTCCTATTGGATTATGAAATTTCGAACAGTTCCCAGTCTACCAGTAATATTGACGATACTTACGTTCATCCAGGGGACTATGCCAAGCAGCATTGGGGAGAGATCAGCTGGAAAGTAGGGGTTCAAAACGGACAAGTTTATCGTGCGTTTTTAAAAATCCGTAAACTTCCGGAGCTTCCGGCAGGATACTGTCTTGAGGATCCAAATAGTGATCAAGATGAACATAGCTACCTTCATCTTACCTTAGTCAATGGCACTACAACTACTATCAATATTCAAGAATACGGCATAGACAGCGATTGGTCACCAGATACTATCACTTGGGATAAACATAATAACATGAATTATACTTATTATGGAGATAGTTTTGCGTTTGGTGTGGAACGCCATCAGATTTGGGTACACGACCAGCCAGAGCGATACTACACCGAAAAGGGAAAGTATCATGGCCTAATGTTTAAATCCACAGATGAAACCTATCAGGATTGGAACCAGATGTATTCCGGGAACTATTCCGGTGCTTCCAGCCGACCATACATAGAAGTGCATTATACTGTTCGTGGGAAACCATATCTATATTATTCCGGTCACATGCTATATGGTGATATTAAAAATGTCAGCTATTATATCCACTCCTCAATAAATAGTGCTAACACTACTGCCATCGTAAATGCCATCAATTCTTGGCAATATATCTTACAAAATAATTCAGTAAATGTAAATTTTTATCGGGTATATAGTTCGGCGGGAGCTACTGTTTCCTTCTTTGATAGATCATATGCTTTCGAAAATCCTCCAGGAAGCAGTGAATCAGCGAATACACAGCTCTTTATCAAATTAGCGACGGGTAATACCAAAAGAGTATCGGCATCCGAGAGTAGCTGGGATTATGCCAACATCTTTTTAAATCAAAGTTATATCAGCAATAGAATGGATCATTTTGACACGCAAGGTACCATGGCTCATGAATTTGGGCATGCCTTAGGTTTACAGCATATGGACTATCCCTATGCGCTTATGACCCAGTGGGACAATGGCTTTAGAAAGGTTTATTATCCTCAAGGAGCGGATATTATTGGAGTAAAAAAACTGTATGGTTATCTATAA
- a CDS encoding plasmid mobilization protein: protein MRKRYNTPHRSRVIKTRLTEEEYSEFSERVTLCQMSQSEYIRQALMKSRITPVITVSPVNEELLSAIGKLTAEYGKIGSNLNQIARYLNEYGTHYHALPGDVKAAISDLAALKFEVLQKVGEAVGNIQTYQL, encoded by the coding sequence ATGCGAAAGAGATACAACACGCCCCACCGCAGCCGGGTAATCAAAACACGATTGACAGAGGAAGAATACAGCGAGTTTTCCGAGCGTGTTACCCTTTGTCAGATGAGCCAGTCCGAGTATATCCGGCAGGCCCTTATGAAGTCGAGAATTACCCCCGTCATTACCGTTTCCCCGGTCAATGAGGAGCTGCTGTCCGCTATCGGGAAGCTGACCGCAGAATACGGGAAGATCGGGAGCAACCTCAATCAGATTGCCCGCTATCTGAACGAATACGGAACGCATTACCACGCCCTGCCCGGTGATGTGAAAGCCGCCATTTCCGACCTTGCCGCCCTCAAATTTGAAGTCTTGCAGAAAGTAGGTGAAGCCGTTGGCAACATTCAAACATATCAGCTCTAA
- a CDS encoding DUF2442 domain-containing protein — translation MFHKIKSVNPLPDYKLSIMFECGEQKKYDVNPLFSRWDAFQALKSIEGLFQQVYVDAGGCGICWNEDIDLSCEELWDNGELKWKG, via the coding sequence ATGTTTCATAAAATTAAATCGGTAAATCCGCTGCCGGATTATAAATTATCCATCATGTTCGAGTGCGGAGAGCAGAAAAAGTATGATGTTAATCCCTTGTTTTCCCGCTGGGATGCATTTCAAGCCCTAAAGAGTATTGAAGGGTTATTCCAACAAGTATATGTTGATGCTGGTGGGTGTGGAATCTGTTGGAATGAGGATATAGATCTGTCCTGCGAAGAATTGTGGGATAATGGAGAATTAAAATGGAAGGGGTAG
- a CDS encoding DUF4145 domain-containing protein, which produces MKFEKSIESLSPSFCSIMQQANEAEQMQLLEICGLGYRKALEFLVKDYFIHKNPNDAEKIKLEPLGKCIKRIEDERVKILAERATWIGNDESHYIKKHDNLDISSMKKFIHALLRYIESELTFEEALSIDPK; this is translated from the coding sequence ATGAAATTTGAGAAATCTATAGAGTCGTTATCTCCCTCGTTTTGCAGCATAATGCAACAAGCTAATGAGGCGGAACAAATGCAACTTTTAGAAATATGTGGATTGGGTTACCGAAAAGCTTTAGAGTTTTTAGTCAAGGATTATTTCATTCATAAAAACCCTAATGATGCAGAGAAGATCAAACTTGAACCTCTCGGGAAATGCATCAAACGCATTGAAGACGAAAGGGTTAAAATTCTAGCTGAACGTGCGACTTGGATTGGAAATGATGAAAGTCACTACATAAAAAAGCATGATAATCTTGATATTTCTTCGATGAAAAAGTTTATCCATGCATTATTGAGATATATAGAATCCGAACTTACTTTTGAGGAAGCTCTCTCTATAGATCCAAAGTAG
- a CDS encoding site-specific integrase, which translates to MVEEYELTIVLLETGVRRGELLGLSSQDINVVHKALSVNRSIADKQGSGVLINPPKWESYRTNPLSDRAITILKWRCQSSGYLFPGWDGRPQHPDTWSQCLKRFMIALHRDYPEIPMLTAHELRHTYGTRLRRAGVDIYTIQKIMGHKDVKMTSEIYVYNEIDTLREALKDVL; encoded by the coding sequence ATCGTAGAAGAGTATGAGCTAACAATTGTACTACTAGAGACGGGAGTGCGTCGTGGGGAACTCTTGGGATTGTCTAGTCAAGACATAAATGTAGTGCATAAAGCACTATCGGTTAACAGATCCATTGCTGATAAACAAGGGAGCGGGGTACTAATTAACCCGCCCAAATGGGAGAGCTACAGAACCAATCCATTATCGGATAGAGCCATTACCATATTGAAATGGAGATGCCAATCATCTGGGTATTTGTTCCCTGGGTGGGATGGAAGGCCTCAACATCCGGATACGTGGTCTCAATGCTTAAAACGTTTCATGATAGCTCTCCATCGAGATTATCCGGAAATACCAATGCTGACGGCGCATGAGTTAAGGCATACATACGGTACGAGATTGCGCCGTGCTGGAGTAGACATCTACACAATCCAGAAGATAATGGGGCATAAAGACGTCAAAATGACCAGTGAAATCTATGTTTACAATGAGATCGATACATTGCGGGAAGCGTTAAAGGATGTTCTATAA
- a CDS encoding transposon-encoded TnpW family protein, producing MTDKKEHIRQSMRSTAPADCVTEIRIGNSVLVVSGFFKKDGKENAADKMAKVLEAEAATQKPSYILGVKKRVAASKQPP from the coding sequence ATGACAGATAAAAAAGAGCATATCAGGCAGAGCATGAGAAGCACCGCCCCCGCCGACTGCGTGACGGAGATCCGCATAGGCAACTCCGTCCTTGTCGTGTCCGGGTTTTTCAAGAAAGACGGAAAGGAAAACGCCGCCGATAAAATGGCGAAGGTCTTGGAAGCCGAAGCCGCTACGCAAAAACCGTCATATATTTTGGGCGTTAAGAAAAGGGTGGCTGCTTCAAAACAGCCGCCCTAA
- a CDS encoding relaxase/mobilization nuclease domain-containing protein encodes MATFKHISSKNADYGAAEKYLTFQHDEFSMKPTLDESGRLVPREDYRIAALNCGGEDFAVACMRSNLRYGKNQKREDVKSHHYIISFDPRDGTDNGLTVDRAQQLGEQFCTDHFPGHQALVCTHPDGHNHSGNIHIHIVINSLRIESVPLLPYMDRPADTLEGCKHRCTDAAMEYFKSEVMEMCHRENLYQIDLLHGSKNRITEREYWAQKKGQLALDKENAALAATGQPVKQTKFETDKAKLRQTIRKALDRATTFDEFSALLLQQGVTVKESRGRLSYLTPDRTKPITARKLGDDFDKAAVLALLTQNAHRAAEQTTAIPEHHSTQRGRLQEEKTAKTAPKENGLQRMVDREAKRAEGKGAGYDRWAAVHNLKQMAATHNFLTENELLDPDRLDAAEKAARETLSEKREALKTVEAALAAKKELRKAANDYRRTRPTVDEHRKLKGKKADRYYQANEADFIIYEAAKRKLRELHPGNKLPSRDKLNAEIEALISKKNALYNEYREAKAAHERLFTAQQNAQKLYRQPSRRKEQSHER; translated from the coding sequence TTGGCAACATTCAAACATATCAGCTCTAAAAATGCTGATTACGGAGCCGCCGAGAAATACCTCACTTTCCAGCACGACGAGTTTTCCATGAAGCCCACCCTTGACGAAAGCGGGCGGCTTGTGCCGAGGGAGGATTACCGCATAGCCGCCCTTAACTGCGGGGGCGAGGATTTTGCCGTTGCCTGTATGCGCTCCAATCTCCGCTATGGCAAAAACCAAAAACGGGAAGATGTGAAAAGCCACCACTACATCATCAGCTTTGACCCACGGGACGGGACGGACAACGGCTTGACCGTAGACCGGGCGCAACAGTTGGGAGAGCAATTCTGCACCGACCATTTCCCCGGACACCAAGCCCTTGTCTGCACACACCCGGACGGGCATAACCACAGCGGCAATATCCACATTCATATCGTCATAAACAGCTTGCGCATAGAATCCGTCCCGCTTCTGCCCTACATGGACAGACCAGCCGACACACTGGAGGGCTGCAAGCACCGCTGCACAGACGCAGCCATGGAATATTTCAAGAGCGAAGTCATGGAGATGTGCCACCGGGAAAACCTTTATCAGATTGACCTTTTGCATGGGAGCAAAAACCGCATTACCGAGCGTGAATACTGGGCGCAGAAGAAAGGGCAGCTTGCCCTTGACAAAGAGAACGCCGCCCTTGCAGCCACCGGGCAGCCCGTGAAGCAGACCAAGTTTGAAACGGACAAGGCGAAGCTGCGGCAGACGATACGGAAAGCCCTTGACCGGGCAACCACCTTTGACGAGTTTTCCGCTTTGCTTCTGCAACAGGGCGTGACCGTCAAGGAGAGCCGGGGGCGGCTTAGTTACCTCACACCCGACAGGACGAAGCCCATCACGGCGAGGAAGCTGGGGGACGATTTTGACAAGGCTGCTGTCCTTGCCCTGCTCACGCAGAACGCCCACAGAGCCGCCGAACAGACCACAGCCATACCCGAACACCACAGCACCCAGAGAGGACGCTTGCAGGAAGAAAAAACCGCAAAAACCGCACCGAAAGAGAACGGATTGCAGCGCATGGTTGACCGGGAAGCCAAGCGGGCCGAGGGCAAGGGCGCAGGCTATGACCGCTGGGCGGCAGTACACAACCTCAAACAGATGGCGGCTACCCATAACTTCCTCACGGAAAATGAACTGCTTGACCCCGACAGGCTGGACGCAGCCGAAAAAGCCGCAAGGGAAACCTTATCCGAGAAGCGGGAGGCGCTCAAAACCGTTGAAGCCGCTCTTGCCGCAAAGAAGGAGCTGCGGAAAGCCGCTAATGATTACCGCCGCACCCGCCCCACCGTTGATGAACACAGAAAGCTGAAAGGCAAAAAAGCAGACCGCTATTATCAAGCCAACGAAGCGGATTTTATCATTTACGAAGCGGCAAAGCGGAAGTTAAGAGAACTGCACCCCGGTAACAAGCTGCCCTCACGGGACAAGCTGAACGCCGAGATTGAAGCCTTGATTTCAAAGAAAAACGCCCTTTACAACGAATACCGGGAAGCAAAGGCAGCCCATGAGCGGCTGTTTACCGCACAGCAGAACGCGCAGAAGCTATACCGCCAGCCGAGCCGCAGAAAGGAGCAGAGCCATGAACGATAG
- a CDS encoding helix-turn-helix domain-containing protein: protein MGLEKITELRKAKGMTIEDLAIKSEIPISTIKKISAGITTNPNLDTVIALARALECKLDDFDDTSSVSMHMPSRDQEHIKKYQSLSETGKDNVDKYTDYILSNEATEQEKPQEDGKKGEKNCEVVSPREREDNADVVQVAVYDSDGKIVSYDLVTREVYEKLEELGFTVGQERELKVAQPTDSEVGLAIEDCLNQKDEQ, encoded by the coding sequence ATGGGGTTAGAAAAAATTACAGAGTTGCGAAAGGCAAAAGGCATGACTATTGAAGATTTAGCGATTAAATCAGAAATACCGATCAGCACCATCAAAAAAATAAGTGCGGGAATCACTACAAATCCTAATCTGGATACGGTTATAGCCCTTGCCAGAGCATTAGAATGTAAGTTGGATGATTTTGATGACACTTCTTCGGTTAGTATGCATATGCCATCCAGGGACCAGGAACATATAAAAAAATACCAGTCCCTGAGTGAAACTGGTAAAGACAATGTAGATAAGTACACCGATTATATTCTCAGCAATGAAGCCACCGAACAGGAGAAACCCCAAGAGGATGGCAAAAAAGGGGAAAAGAATTGTGAAGTTGTATCACCTAGAGAAAGGGAAGACAACGCAGATGTAGTGCAAGTAGCGGTGTACGACTCTGACGGTAAGATAGTCAGTTATGACCTGGTGACACGAGAAGTGTATGAAAAGCTGGAAGAGTTGGGTTTCACGGTTGGACAAGAACGAGAGTTAAAGGTTGCCCAGCCCACTGATTCGGAAGTCGGCTTGGCAATTGAAGATTGCTTAAATCAAAAAGACGAACAATAA
- a CDS encoding cysteine-rich VLP domain-containing protein has protein sequence MNDRPLPRMNYTQYRKMCRLVHECCNYDGGNCILLDDGEGCVCVQSISYSLLCKWFRIAVLPLDKDLAAVLFPARHGLRRCGECGRSFSPPRHNTLYCPECAARRTRRKKREWAARNRGRP, from the coding sequence ATGAACGATAGACCGCTGCCGAGAATGAACTACACCCAATACCGCAAAATGTGCCGCCTTGTGCATGAGTGCTGCAATTATGACGGCGGCAACTGTATTTTACTGGACGACGGCGAGGGCTGCGTGTGCGTCCAGAGCATTTCCTACTCCCTGCTCTGCAAGTGGTTCAGGATTGCCGTACTGCCCCTTGACAAAGACCTTGCCGCCGTCCTTTTCCCCGCCCGGCATGGGCTAAGGCGCTGCGGGGAGTGCGGGCGCAGCTTTTCCCCGCCAAGGCACAACACCCTCTACTGCCCGGAGTGCGCCGCCAGACGGACACGCCGGAAGAAACGGGAATGGGCGGCGAGGAACAGGGGCAGACCGTAG
- a CDS encoding GNAT family N-acetyltransferase, with translation MITYTDEKKFTQQSIQDLFLSVGWLSGKYPSRLYKALQNSSTVLTAWDDSQLVGLVRILDDTEMMAYMHYVLVHPDYQGQGIAGTLVEMVKEKYKDYLYIEVMPEERKNAAFYEKHGFQLMKDGVAMQLCNFSNQF, from the coding sequence ATGATTACTTATACTGATGAAAAGAAATTTACTCAACAATCCATACAAGATTTATTCCTTTCTGTGGGTTGGTTATCGGGAAAATATCCCTCCCGTTTATACAAAGCATTGCAGAATTCTTCTACGGTTCTAACTGCTTGGGATGACAGCCAGCTTGTAGGATTAGTGCGGATTTTAGACGACACCGAAATGATGGCATATATGCACTATGTTCTGGTTCACCCTGATTATCAAGGGCAGGGAATTGCCGGAACATTAGTAGAAATGGTAAAAGAAAAATACAAGGACTATCTGTATATTGAAGTCATGCCAGAAGAAAGAAAAAATGCTGCTTTTTATGAAAAACACGGCTTTCAACTCATGAAAGATGGTGTTGCCATGCAGTTGTGTAATTTTTCTAACCAATTCTGA
- a CDS encoding tyrosine-type recombinase/integrase: MPRKKKEQPNRANGLYEVKMTVGKKMDGSPIRKSFYSHVSKDDARRQGQKYIQDMQIANLTGNTFVEKDVTFGQWAIRWLETYKRGEVDENTYRFTYKNTVYNHLIPYFGGAPLTMIRPIDIKEFYATKANLSESGLSKIRMCLNMIFETAIDNDLCYKNPAKRVSYTSIAEKTVKRVYTDEQIDLVEEYALTRMPEVIVLLETGVRRGELLGLSSQDINLTHRTLSVNRSITDKQGGGVLINPPKWDSYRTNPLSEKAISVLQWRCQTDGYLFPGWDGGPQHPNTWSRRLNRFMKNLNREYPEIPMLTAHELRHTYGTRLRRAGVDIYTIQKIMGHKDIKMTSEIYVHNEIDTLREALKDVL, encoded by the coding sequence ATGCCAAGAAAGAAAAAAGAACAGCCAAACCGGGCGAATGGTCTCTATGAAGTCAAGATGACCGTAGGGAAAAAGATGGATGGCAGCCCCATCCGGAAATCATTCTACAGCCATGTCAGTAAGGATGATGCCCGCCGGCAAGGGCAGAAGTATATCCAGGATATGCAGATCGCCAACCTGACCGGAAACACGTTTGTAGAAAAAGATGTCACCTTCGGCCAGTGGGCGATCAGATGGTTGGAAACATATAAGAGGGGAGAGGTAGACGAAAATACCTATCGTTTCACCTACAAAAATACGGTTTATAACCATCTTATACCGTATTTTGGGGGTGCGCCCTTGACAATGATCCGGCCTATTGATATCAAGGAGTTCTATGCTACAAAAGCGAATCTATCTGAGTCAGGTTTAAGTAAAATTCGAATGTGTTTGAATATGATATTTGAAACGGCTATTGACAATGATCTGTGCTACAAAAATCCTGCAAAACGAGTATCTTATACATCGATTGCAGAGAAGACAGTAAAACGCGTCTATACGGATGAGCAGATTGATCTGGTAGAAGAGTATGCACTAACTCGAATGCCAGAAGTAATTGTATTGCTGGAGACAGGAGTGCGTCGTGGGGAACTCTTGGGGTTGTCCAGTCAAGACATAAATTTGACACATAGAACATTATCGGTTAACAGATCCATTACAGACAAGCAGGGAGGAGGGGTACTGATCAATCCTCCCAAATGGGATAGCTATAGGACTAACCCATTATCAGAAAAAGCTATCTCTGTGTTACAGTGGAGATGTCAGACAGATGGGTATCTGTTTCCAGGCTGGGATGGAGGGCCTCAACATCCTAATACGTGGTCCCGGCGTCTAAATCGCTTCATGAAAAATCTTAACAGAGAATACCCAGAAATACCAATGTTGACGGCGCATGAATTAAGGCATACATACGGTACGAGGTTGCGCCGTGCTGGCGTAGACATCTACACAATCCAGAAGATAATGGGGCATAAAGACATCAAAATGACCAGTGAAATCTATGTTCACAATGAGATCGATACATTGCGGGAAGCGTTAAAAGATGTCCTATAA
- a CDS encoding ATP-binding protein, with translation MTNDFEKIFDTAAEPEDYKGEDGLLYCGKCRTPKEAYFPADKIALFGRDRHPAECKCRRAERMEREAAEQRRKHLDTVEDLKRKGFTDTAMRRWTFENDNGKCPQLPMARKYVKRWEQMQAENGGLLLWGKVGTGKSYFAGCIANALMEQEIPVKMTNFAVVLNDLAAGFEGRNEYISRLCSYPLLILDDFGMERGTEYGLEQVYHVIDSRSRSEKPLIVTTNLTPDNLQNPQDTAHARIYDRLLEMCVPVFFTGENIRRAAAQQKMERLKELLK, from the coding sequence ATGACAAATGATTTTGAAAAGATATTTGATACCGCAGCAGAGCCGGAGGACTACAAGGGCGAGGACGGACTGCTTTACTGCGGCAAGTGCCGGACACCGAAAGAAGCCTATTTCCCTGCTGATAAGATTGCCCTGTTCGGGCGTGACCGCCACCCGGCAGAATGTAAATGCCGCAGGGCAGAGCGCATGGAGCGTGAAGCCGCCGAGCAGCGCAGAAAGCACCTTGACACCGTAGAGGACTTGAAACGCAAGGGCTTTACCGACACAGCTATGCGCCGCTGGACTTTTGAGAATGACAACGGGAAATGCCCGCAGCTCCCTATGGCAAGAAAGTATGTAAAGCGTTGGGAGCAAATGCAGGCTGAAAACGGCGGACTTCTGTTGTGGGGCAAGGTAGGCACAGGCAAGAGCTATTTTGCCGGGTGTATTGCAAACGCCCTCATGGAGCAGGAAATCCCCGTTAAAATGACAAACTTTGCCGTTGTCCTCAACGACCTTGCCGCCGGCTTTGAGGGCAGGAACGAATACATTTCCCGTCTTTGTAGCTACCCCCTGCTTATCCTTGATGATTTTGGCATGGAGCGCGGCACAGAGTACGGTTTAGAGCAGGTCTACCATGTGATTGACAGCAGAAGCCGCAGCGAAAAGCCCTTAATCGTTACCACAAACCTCACGCCGGACAACCTGCAAAACCCGCAGGACACCGCCCATGCCCGTATCTATGACCGTCTGCTGGAAATGTGCGTGCCGGTATTCTTTACCGGGGAGAACATACGCAGAGCCGCCGCCCAGCAGAAAATGGAACGGCTAAAAGAACTGCTGAAGTGA
- a CDS encoding helix-turn-helix domain-containing protein, protein MSDQCIALIDTITEIRKSKGWTQKKLADECGYTQSVIARLESKKAEPQISTLIQIAAALGYTLEIVPQK, encoded by the coding sequence ATGTCTGACCAATGTATTGCCCTGATTGATACAATCACCGAGATACGGAAATCAAAAGGCTGGACGCAGAAGAAACTGGCGGACGAATGTGGATACACACAGTCAGTAATAGCGAGATTAGAGAGCAAAAAAGCGGAGCCTCAAATCAGCACTCTCATACAGATAGCAGCTGCCCTAGGGTACACGTTAGAGATTGTGCCCCAAAAATAA